The following proteins are encoded in a genomic region of Puniceicoccus vermicola:
- a CDS encoding transposase, producing MGKRKVSNQLAYYHLMSRTVNGEALFGDREREVLRKMIWQVAEFSGVRVVTYAVMKNHFHILVEVPPAGTEVSDAELVRRYRKLYPKPTPWNPMPAEVLEGHLKDNFLDGRELRKALIRRMHDVSEFMRTLKLRFTLWFNRSRDRFGPLWSARFKSVLVEGDRWALRTVAAYIDLNAVRAGLVSDPKDYRFCGYAEALGGGRLARAGLSVVDKDLAGYRQTLYGAGDGEKDGKASISHEEAVRVLQEEKGKLPLSVVLRCRVRYFSDGMVLGSEDFVRKALEDEPDGTRRRRPHPMQGSDWKGLSVGTGLRKGLFG from the coding sequence ATGGGTAAGCGCAAGGTGTCGAATCAATTGGCTTATTATCATCTGATGAGTCGGACCGTGAATGGGGAGGCTCTCTTCGGTGACCGGGAGAGGGAGGTTTTGCGGAAGATGATCTGGCAGGTGGCCGAGTTTTCCGGGGTTCGGGTGGTTACTTATGCGGTGATGAAGAACCATTTCCATATTTTGGTGGAGGTGCCACCGGCAGGGACTGAGGTTTCGGATGCGGAGTTGGTTCGTCGTTATCGGAAGTTGTATCCTAAGCCTACTCCTTGGAATCCGATGCCTGCGGAGGTGCTGGAGGGGCATTTGAAGGATAATTTTCTTGATGGGAGGGAGTTGCGGAAGGCTCTTATTCGGCGAATGCATGACGTTTCGGAGTTTATGCGGACTCTGAAGCTTCGGTTTACGCTTTGGTTCAACCGCTCACGTGATCGGTTTGGGCCGCTTTGGTCGGCTCGTTTTAAGAGTGTGCTGGTCGAAGGGGATCGGTGGGCTTTGCGGACGGTGGCGGCCTATATTGACCTGAACGCGGTTCGGGCCGGGCTGGTTTCGGATCCTAAGGATTATCGGTTTTGTGGGTATGCGGAGGCTCTTGGAGGCGGCCGACTGGCTCGGGCTGGGCTTTCTGTTGTAGATAAGGATCTGGCTGGGTATCGGCAGACTTTGTATGGGGCTGGCGATGGTGAGAAAGATGGGAAAGCCTCCATTTCTCACGAAGAAGCGGTGCGGGTTTTGCAGGAGGAGAAGGGGAAGTTGCCCCTTTCCGTGGTATTGCGGTGCCGGGTTCGCTATTTTTCGGACGGGATGGTGCTGGGATCGGAGGACTTTGTTAGAAAGGCCTTGGAAGATGAACCGGATGGAACGCGAAGGCGAAGGCCTCATCCTATGCAAGGGAGTGACTGGAAGGGGCTCTCCGTGGGAACTGGATTGCGGAAGGGGTTGTTTGGTTAA
- a CDS encoding GspE/PulE family protein — MVLARTQLQIVHKLRELGHLDDIQVERIESTDQNLSGEEVERQLMEEFAVSQFNLLLAKSRCFHYNPFNAKRFAKDEYTFEKLDKDYCQEKGVLPLGMIGDFFAVVLDNPFQVQLIQEIERKTRSKVHVLLGLTDDINAALEDEGTAQVAVGFGDVVDQLGMEYGAEEEINEESLSDEESGPIIQLASRLIEDAYYSGGSDIHVEPFENETRVRVRVDGICQTKLNLPRKVSAALLARIKVMANLDIAEKRVPQDGRIVYKQFNKKGIDIDLRVATCPLNHGEGCVMRILDKQKSTLPLTALGFSEENLGEYRELIRRPYGMILHCGPTGSGKSMTLYSALNEINDPTVNIRTAEDPIEYTLPGLCQVQMNRKIGLTFAAALRAFLRQDPDIILVGEIRDQETANIAVEAALTGHMLFSTLHTNDAPSTVARLTEMGIEPFMISASLVCVCAQRLMRRVCKNCRQPYEPEGNERTIIEEAIKWSGSIYRASPNGCPACGGSGYKGRIGIHELMSISDELVKGINEELETARLKDIAVRNGMRTLHQDSMIKVRDGITSMEEALATVPPDMKALQIDSKAPIA, encoded by the coding sequence ATGGTTCTCGCTCGCACTCAGCTTCAAATCGTCCATAAGCTCCGTGAACTCGGGCACCTCGATGATATCCAAGTCGAGAGAATTGAATCGACCGACCAAAATCTCTCCGGGGAAGAAGTAGAGAGGCAGCTGATGGAGGAGTTTGCGGTTTCGCAGTTCAATCTCCTTCTCGCAAAGAGCCGTTGCTTTCACTATAATCCCTTCAACGCGAAACGCTTCGCGAAGGACGAGTATACATTCGAGAAACTGGATAAGGACTACTGCCAGGAGAAAGGCGTTCTTCCTCTTGGTATGATTGGCGATTTTTTTGCCGTTGTTCTCGATAATCCGTTTCAAGTTCAGCTGATTCAGGAAATCGAGCGGAAGACTCGATCGAAGGTTCATGTCCTTCTCGGCCTGACCGACGATATCAACGCGGCTCTGGAAGACGAGGGGACCGCTCAGGTGGCTGTCGGATTTGGCGACGTAGTCGACCAGCTCGGGATGGAATATGGCGCCGAGGAGGAGATCAACGAAGAGAGCCTCAGTGACGAGGAATCCGGTCCGATCATCCAGCTTGCCAGTCGGTTAATTGAGGACGCCTATTATTCAGGAGGCAGCGATATCCACGTCGAGCCCTTCGAGAATGAAACGCGTGTCCGCGTACGCGTGGACGGTATCTGCCAGACAAAACTAAACCTACCGCGGAAAGTTTCAGCAGCTCTGCTGGCGCGGATTAAGGTTATGGCTAACCTCGATATCGCTGAAAAGCGAGTCCCTCAGGACGGACGAATCGTCTACAAGCAGTTCAATAAGAAGGGGATAGATATCGATCTCCGCGTAGCAACCTGCCCGTTGAATCACGGAGAAGGCTGTGTCATGCGTATTCTCGACAAACAGAAGAGTACCTTACCTCTTACGGCCCTCGGGTTTTCCGAAGAGAATTTGGGAGAATACCGAGAACTCATCCGCCGTCCCTACGGAATGATTCTCCACTGTGGCCCTACGGGTTCCGGGAAATCCATGACGCTTTACTCCGCTCTCAACGAAATCAACGACCCGACGGTCAATATCCGTACAGCAGAGGATCCGATCGAGTACACGCTCCCAGGCCTGTGCCAGGTACAGATGAACCGAAAAATCGGGCTGACCTTCGCGGCCGCCCTCCGAGCCTTTTTGCGTCAGGATCCAGATATCATCCTAGTGGGGGAGATCCGAGATCAGGAAACTGCCAACATTGCCGTCGAAGCTGCACTCACGGGGCACATGCTCTTCAGCACCCTTCACACGAACGACGCTCCCAGCACAGTTGCACGACTCACCGAAATGGGAATTGAGCCCTTCATGATCTCAGCCTCCTTGGTCTGTGTCTGCGCTCAACGCCTTATGCGGCGGGTCTGTAAGAACTGCCGCCAGCCCTACGAACCGGAAGGAAATGAGAGAACCATCATTGAGGAGGCGATCAAATGGTCAGGCTCAATTTATCGAGCCAGTCCAAACGGATGCCCCGCTTGTGGAGGCTCAGGATACAAGGGCCGTATCGGTATTCACGAATTGATGTCCATCAGCGACGAGCTCGTAAAGGGAATCAACGAAGAACTCGAAACCGCGAGATTGAAGGATATTGCGGTCCGCAATGGAATGCGAACCTTGCACCAAGATAGCATGATCAAAGTTCGTGACGGAATTACATCGATGGAAGAAGCTCTCGCGACGGTCCCGCCAGACATGAAAGCTCTTCAGATCGATAGCAAAGCCCCTATTGCTTAA
- a CDS encoding response regulator produces the protein MDAKILILEDDQAFAEMLVETLEANDLVAEVSLDPTEAIDRVREGDFDILVSDYLMPKLEGTAFIRRVREFNKTIPVVMISAYMGEVEMRQAAQVGVTRILKKPFEMAELIGEVRALLQEGQGDSSSGAERGSRANAEMDYPQPLRFLPAGTLESRRWVQNLWEAFATGSPIFISGDRGFEVDPLVAEVAGWNDSEGGVVSFDFEASELLSSKARSIITRFAGKEPYSRVIVGKGLDELDRSQQRMLNELLGREDSYLRQGGKITFIFPVDSERLSLAEMSMDEGLLETIFGNLVRVPTLQGRYRDIASYLIGPLADPEAPVLNLSPRAVAFLLRYDWPGNYDELVEVRYRLGKRWKSSTLSEEHVRSALEKRLTEPLETVPAPSLQEVLRARQNEVLDGILQSEKKTPGEVLRSVGCSSDVVPASQFPAEQDLLFPELLDTVDAS, from the coding sequence ATGGACGCGAAAATCCTCATTCTCGAAGATGATCAGGCCTTTGCGGAGATGCTGGTTGAGACTTTGGAAGCTAATGACTTAGTGGCTGAGGTCTCTCTGGATCCCACGGAGGCGATCGATCGTGTGCGTGAAGGCGATTTTGACATCCTCGTTTCAGATTACTTGATGCCAAAGCTCGAGGGCACCGCTTTTATCCGTCGGGTCCGGGAGTTTAACAAAACGATTCCAGTGGTCATGATCTCTGCGTACATGGGGGAAGTCGAAATGAGGCAGGCGGCTCAAGTCGGGGTCACCCGGATTCTGAAAAAACCTTTCGAGATGGCTGAGCTGATCGGTGAGGTGCGGGCTCTATTGCAGGAAGGGCAGGGAGACTCGTCTTCAGGGGCTGAACGAGGCTCTCGGGCGAACGCAGAGATGGATTATCCGCAGCCCTTGCGATTTCTCCCGGCGGGAACGTTGGAGTCCCGGCGCTGGGTGCAGAATCTCTGGGAAGCTTTTGCGACGGGATCCCCCATCTTCATCTCTGGAGACCGGGGATTCGAGGTCGATCCGTTGGTGGCTGAGGTGGCGGGTTGGAATGACTCGGAGGGCGGTGTCGTTTCTTTTGATTTTGAGGCATCGGAGCTTCTGAGTTCTAAAGCTCGCTCGATCATCACCCGTTTCGCCGGGAAGGAGCCTTATTCCCGGGTGATTGTTGGGAAGGGCTTGGACGAATTGGACCGTTCGCAGCAGCGAATGTTGAATGAACTTCTGGGGAGGGAAGATAGTTATCTTCGGCAGGGAGGGAAGATTACCTTCATCTTCCCGGTTGATTCGGAACGCCTTTCACTCGCTGAAATGTCAATGGACGAGGGACTTCTTGAGACGATCTTTGGAAATCTGGTCCGGGTTCCGACTCTGCAGGGGCGCTATCGGGATATCGCTTCTTACTTAATCGGGCCTCTGGCGGATCCGGAGGCTCCTGTTCTCAATCTGTCCCCCAGGGCGGTGGCTTTCCTGCTGCGATATGATTGGCCTGGCAATTATGACGAGCTGGTTGAAGTTCGGTATCGTCTCGGGAAGCGATGGAAGAGTTCCACTTTGAGCGAGGAGCATGTGCGATCGGCATTAGAGAAACGTCTTACTGAACCTCTGGAGACGGTTCCGGCTCCTTCTTTGCAGGAAGTTCTGCGGGCTCGACAGAACGAGGTCCTCGACGGAATTTTGCAATCTGAGAAAAAAACACCGGGAGAGGTTCTTCGTTCCGTTGGCTGTTCTTCCGATGTAGTTCCCGCCAGTCAATTTCCTGCCGAACAGGATCTCTTATTCCCCGAGCTCCTCGATACGGTTGACGCCAGTTGA
- a CDS encoding O-antigen ligase family protein produces the protein MTNLRPRFTPRGDARAPLEGNDENLPSRTWIRTSGIVLIAFYFVAASWLFGGVLLWTRVILFGIAALTFLVAIAPVPNRSERTSAGGATGKALVRLFKFPPFWFGLLLFGYVCLQWGNPAWTMTVMGNKWWISNVGINPIPNWPSSIYASAARGNPASFLLRFGGVWLIICSGWILLRHRRDLLPILITFAVNSFIIAVVALIQEMQEPDKVLWIYPWKGSDFSGPFFYRNHGGAFFYTSMAICFGLALYFQRNRNLISTKSSPGPVFIILGLMNTGATVASGSRAGWIFGTAVLCTYFILASSIWLRRGQWRGSWVGGLIVAGCVAVLVGSVVAAQNTDYLEHHFRRFMRIPNELERSGRTIGNEASWRMLEDVKVFGYGADSYGHAFSLYIDKYPALVRKHRKSGRIRTNWVQAHNDPLQMAVELGIVGASILALSPLFFLCVFLVRFLHFREESILMFVTVLFLFAHSFVDLLFQSTVLLALFAFLLLAVERSLNFQKHHERLEETP, from the coding sequence ATGACCAACCTCCGGCCCAGATTCACTCCACGGGGAGACGCCCGTGCCCCTTTAGAGGGGAACGATGAGAATCTCCCATCCCGGACTTGGATCCGAACTTCTGGGATCGTTCTGATCGCATTCTATTTCGTCGCCGCCTCCTGGCTGTTCGGTGGGGTCCTCCTCTGGACTCGAGTCATCCTTTTTGGCATTGCCGCCCTCACCTTTCTGGTCGCGATCGCCCCGGTTCCCAATCGAAGCGAGCGCACCTCTGCAGGGGGAGCAACGGGCAAAGCGCTTGTTCGCCTTTTCAAGTTCCCGCCCTTCTGGTTCGGTCTCCTCCTTTTTGGCTACGTCTGCCTGCAATGGGGAAATCCGGCGTGGACGATGACCGTCATGGGAAATAAGTGGTGGATCTCCAATGTCGGCATAAATCCCATCCCCAACTGGCCCTCTTCGATCTACGCTTCCGCCGCACGAGGCAACCCGGCCAGTTTCCTCCTTCGCTTCGGAGGGGTATGGCTGATCATCTGTTCCGGTTGGATTCTTCTCCGCCACCGGCGAGACCTTCTGCCGATCCTCATTACCTTTGCGGTCAACTCCTTCATCATCGCCGTGGTCGCCCTGATCCAGGAGATGCAGGAACCGGACAAAGTGCTCTGGATTTATCCTTGGAAGGGCAGCGATTTTTCAGGGCCCTTTTTCTACCGAAATCACGGAGGGGCTTTTTTCTATACTTCGATGGCCATTTGCTTCGGTCTCGCGCTCTATTTCCAGCGAAACCGAAACCTCATCAGTACCAAGAGTTCGCCCGGACCGGTATTCATCATTCTCGGTCTGATGAACACCGGGGCGACGGTCGCCTCGGGCTCGCGGGCGGGCTGGATCTTTGGGACGGCTGTCCTCTGCACTTACTTCATTCTTGCGTCAAGCATCTGGCTACGCCGGGGCCAATGGCGAGGAAGCTGGGTCGGCGGGCTCATTGTCGCTGGATGCGTCGCGGTCCTGGTGGGCTCCGTCGTCGCGGCCCAGAACACCGACTATCTCGAACATCACTTCCGCCGGTTTATGCGGATTCCCAACGAATTGGAACGGTCCGGACGCACGATCGGGAACGAAGCCTCATGGCGTATGCTGGAAGACGTCAAAGTTTTTGGCTATGGAGCCGATTCCTACGGCCACGCTTTCAGCCTCTACATCGATAAATACCCGGCTTTGGTTCGCAAGCACCGCAAATCGGGCCGCATCCGCACCAACTGGGTGCAAGCCCACAACGACCCGCTGCAAATGGCCGTCGAGCTCGGAATTGTGGGGGCCTCGATCCTCGCCCTTTCTCCCCTTTTCTTTCTCTGTGTCTTCCTCGTGCGCTTTTTGCACTTCCGGGAGGAATCGATCCTCATGTTTGTTACGGTCTTGTTTCTTTTCGCACATTCTTTTGTCGATCTTCTCTTTCAGAGTACTGTTTTGCTGGCTCTCTTCGCTTTCCTACTGCTAGCAGTGGAAAGAAGCCTAAACTTCCAAAAACACCATGAGCGACTCGAAGAGACACCGTAA